The following are encoded together in the Gadus chalcogrammus isolate NIFS_2021 chromosome 2, NIFS_Gcha_1.0, whole genome shotgun sequence genome:
- the LOC130376194 gene encoding retinoic acid-induced protein 1-like codes for MDLSTGFSVSPLPRGHTEAMALVKRPEWYRRHAVTRSADGSSPLRARLRADGSRPDGGLVLPLRPKMEEAGLQDAAMDCRTAAPQGRGLFHESVHGRLWQAGFYPTETAAAVDSSSGTDSDSGSDVIFLLSASKDSAACSSVSGGSVSLAEGAELALDGEGRGCFLLPSALSSASGESSCSSDSSDSVIPERHARPVVLLSDVTVRYGHYSESPINISSDEDSVALEEAAGGGEPMLRDSEDSGSDKGSVSGEATVGSERGDLRRSPRIRMAAIPMATAAEFTCRVSQHNLRSQVKCGYEEVEDTEEVMDYINGVASSSSSSSEEEQEDQTEAPPRPKLQRKTRTPRCSSEDSSDNSSDKSSDNSTDSDDCRYVRQLSESARSRTRRSERACLKSPPQTPQDAKQVVRTTRSRPSPQSAAPRPEPRPTPPAARKAAPRKTVAGKRRRPRKRRRPSSPPPLFAPGEPDLLLKYTQPREGRRRSQTDHYQPFIHVGKRSCTVVNQQEEEGGGPGAPPGPVPGTSCYRLGRLGPRSRGRPPGACCLCGRSANALGLGDLHGPYYPVAPLPQGGGPPRRSSPRLDTVGPERSTPTTDNAERTPRVKTERSEIHVCGGLCPAAEGDRVHGEEEEEGGGGGDDEDDRSSVMAAESPRVPMEATRWPEEWWVHEDCGVWATGVFLVRGRLYGLKEAARGTRDVVCCECHESGAIMGCFQKGCSLNYHYRCAISSGCLLNEENFSMKCSQHKNKVLTRAAQSGLRR; via the exons ATGGATCTGTCGACGGGCTTCAGCGTCAGCCCCCTGCCCCGCGGTCACACCGAGGCCATGGCCCTGGTGAAGAGACCCGAGTGGTACCGCCGCCACGCCGTAACCCGCAGCGCCGACGGCAGCTCCCCACTCAGAGCCCGGCTCAGAGCGGACGGCAGCAGGCCCGACGGCGGCCTCGTCCTTCCACTGCGGCCCAAGATGGAGGAGGCGGGCCTCCAGGACGCCGCAATGGATTGTAGGACTGCGGCGCCGCAGGGCCGGGGCCTCTTCCACGAGAGCGTCCACGGGCGGCTGTGGCAGGCGGGCTTCTACCCCACGgagaccgccgccgccgtggaCAGCAGCTCGGGGACGGACAGCGACAGCGGCTCTGATGTCATCTTCCTGCTGTCAGCGTCCAAGGACTCGGCGGCGTGCAGCTCCGTCAGCGGGGGGAGCGTCAGCCtggcggagggggcggagctcgCGCTGGACGGCGAGGGGCGGGGCTGCTTCCTGCTCCCCTCAGCGCTGAGTTCGGCCAGCGGCGAGAGTTCGTGCTCGTCGGACTCGTCGGACAGCGTGATCCCGGAGCGCCACGCCCGGCCGGTGGTGCTGCTCTCCGACGTCACCGTCCGCTACGGCCACTACTCGGAGTCGCCCATCAACATCTCTAGCGACGAGGACAGCGTCGCCCTGGAGGAGGCGGCCGGCGGCGGTGAACCGATGCTCCGCGACTCTGAGGACAGCGGGTCCGATAAGGGGAGCGTGTCAGGCGAAGCGACGGTCGGGAGTGAGCGCGGCGACCTGCGGCGCAGCCCCAGGATCAGGATGGCGGCGATCCCCATGGCGACGGCGGCGGAGTTCACCTGCAGAGTGTCGCAGCACAACCTGAGGAGCCAGGTGAAGTGTGGgtacgaggaggtggaggacacgGAGGAGGTGATGGACTACATCAACGGGgtcgcctcttcctcctcctcgtcatcggaggaggagcaggaggaccaGACGGAGGCCCCCCCGCGGCCGAAGCTCCAGCGCAAAACACGGACTCCAAGGTGTTCTTCGGAAGACTCTTCCGACAACTCTTCCGATAAGTCGTCCGATAACTCGACGGATTCAGACGATTGTCGGTACGTTCGGCAGCTCTCTGAATCGGCCCGCAGTAGAACGCGGCGTTCAGAACGAGCGTGCCTCAAATCCCCGCCACAGACCCCCCAAGACGCCAAACAGGTTGTTAGGACCACGCGGTCCCGACCCTCCCCTCAGTCCGCGGCGCCGCGGCCAGAGCCTCGGCCCACGCCGCCCGCCGCCAGGAAGGCGGCGCCGAGGAAAACCGTGGCGGGGAAACGGCGGCGACCGCGGAAACGCCGTCGTCCCAGCAGCCCGCCCCCGCTGTTCGCCCCCGGGGAGCCGGACCTCCTGCTGAAGTACACCCAGCcccgggaggggaggaggaggagccagaccgACCACTACCAGCCCTTCATCCACGTGGGGAAGAGGAGCTGCACGGTGGTGAaccaacaggaggaggagggcggcggccccggggccccgcccgGCCCTGTGCCCGGCACCTCCTGCTACCGGTTGGGCCGGCTGGGCCCCCGGAGCAGGGGCCGCCCCCCCGGGGCCTGCTGCCTCTGCGGCCGCTCGGCCAATGCCCTGGGCCTGGGGGACCTCCACGGACCCTACTACCCCGTGGCCCCGCTCCCCCAGGGGGGGGGCCCACCGCGCCGCTCCTCCCCCCGGCTGGACACCGTGGGGCCGGAGAGGTCGACGCCCACAACGGACAACGCCGAACGCACGCCGAGAGTGAAGACAGAACGAAGCGAGATCCACGTGTGTGGCGGTTTGTGTCCTGCCGCCGAGGGCGACCGTGTccatggtgaggaggaggaggaggggggaggcggtggtgatgatgaggacgaCCGGTCCTCCGTCATGGCAGCGGAATCCCCTCGCGTTCCCATGGAGGCGACGCGGTGGCCGGAGGAGTGGTGGGTCCACGAGGACTGTGGCGTCTGGGCCACGGGAGTGTTCCTGGTCCGGGGCCGGCTCTACGGCCTGAAGGAGGCGGCCAGGGGCACCAGGGACGTG GTGTGCTGTGAATGCCATGAGTCGGGGGCAATTATGGGCTGTTTCCAGAAGG